The Bacteroidia bacterium genomic sequence CAGAAAAGCTTAGCAAGAATTCTGGATTTGATACAGCAAGCATTTTTGTCGTTGTTTCACTGGTAATGTTTACCGGCATTTTCATTTCAATAGGATACAAGGTGTTAATAAGCCAATTTAAAAGGACAGAAGACTTGCTTAAAGCTTTTGAAAGAATAATCTCAGACAAGTTTATCGTGCATCAAGGTTTTTGCATGGAAAGAAACGTTGGCATACAGGAATACTTTAAAGACAATTTTCAATATGTAGATACCATCATGAGTAACATGTTTAATACCTTTGTTGAAATATTAAGCAAAGCAGGGAATTTGTATATTGAAACCTGGCTGGCTTTGGCACTTTTTGAAATAGTAATGGAGTTACATTGCTTAAAGAAAGCAAGCATAATGTACAAAAAAATGAGAGAAAAGGATGCAACAACAGAAGATATAATACAGTCATTGTCGCATGAGTTTAGAGACATTACAGAAAGGGAAAAATCCATACTTGATAAAATATACTACACAAATGGACACAGACTGGGAGAGGAATTTGATGAAATATTAGAAGAAGAAAACTGGGATAATTTCATGGAAAACAAAGTTGGCATGCTAATTCGTAGGCACATTGGCAGGAATTATGAATGGACAACATTAAAAGAGCAAACAGTAACAACTTTTTCTGAGTTTACAAGAAAAGCAAAAGAAAGCATTAAAAGAAAGGGGAGTGAAAAATGAGTAAAGAAGAAACAATAACAAAAGAAAACCATTCAATCAATCAAGACATAATAACAAAAAATAACAAAGAAATTCAAAAGTTAGAAAAGCTTGCAAACAAGTTATCATTGATAATCTTAACAGCATTCCCGCTGGCAATCGTGGCAATAGTAATAAAACTTATAACAAAATAAAAAAATAATGGAAAAATAATGGAGGAAATAATGGAAAACATAATAAGCTATCTCATGCAAAATACAGAAGCATTAACAATGGCAATCGTGGCAATAGTAACAATCATCTATATAATCATACTAAAGAAAGCACCGTCAATAAAAAGCAGTGCTTTAATCAAAGGCTTGTCAGAAAAAACAGTAGAAATTCTGTTGCTTATCTTTAGCCACACAGAGTATAATTATAAAGAATACAATAAAACATTGAAAAGCCCAGTAAAACTTGATGCTACAAAACCTTTGGGGCAACAAAGAATGGACGTGGCAGTACAAGCAATCAAGGAACAATTGCCAAATAGCAAAATCAGCAAGTATGGCTCCTGGCTTAACTTTGCACAATTTGCATACAATATCTTAAAGCCACTATTTAAGAAAGGTAACTAAGGTAATTAAGGTATGCAAGTTACAAAGAATTTCAAGTTCAGCGAGCTAAAAATCACGGGAATAAAATCCATTAATGGCAAGCGGGTAGAAAACAATCCCAAAGAAAGAGAAATAATTAACTTATGTAAATTAACATTCTATCTGTTACAACCTATCAGAGATTTAATAAAAGCACCGCTTGTTATTCAAAGTGCTTTCCGCAGCCCAGCCGTTAACCAGGCAGTTGGAGGTGCTCCTTCCTCTCAGCATATACTGGGGCAGGCTGCGGATATTCATTGCAATACAATCAGCAAGCTTGATTTGTTTAAAATGATTGGCAGCCAGCTTGACTATGACCAGTTAATCTATGAGGTTGACGCAAATTGCTTGCATGTCAGCTATGTTGACAGTGGTGCAAATAGAAGAGAAATAATGATAAGAGGCAAGATAGATAGCAAGCTTGTTTACACATTCTTAACAAAAGAAGAATTGAAAAACCTGCATCATGTTTGAGTTTATCATACCAGGTAAAGCCCAGCCAAAACAAAGACCACGCATTTCAAGAAAGACAAATACAGTTTACACTCCATATGAAACTTTGAAATATGAAAAATTGGTTGGGCTATCCTTTTTACAAAACAAAGGCAAGCGAATTGACGATGGTGCCGTGTCGATAAAGATTGTTTACTGCATGCAGCCACCCAAATCTTGTACAAAAAAGGTAAGGTCAGAAATTCTTGCAGGGAATATTCAACCAACCAAAGCACCTGACCTTGATAATATTGCAAAGTCGATACTGGACGGCTTGAATAAAATCGCTTTTAAAGATGATTGCCAGGTGGTGGAGCTAACAGTGCAAAAAAGGTATTTATTTCATGAAACAGCACCATTTGTGATTGTCTATCTGCAGGAATTGCACAATGTGTCCGAATTAAGCCATAATACCAACAGAGAATAACTTTTGGCAACTTAGCAGGGTAATGAGTATACCTGCCAAATTATCATTCATTAAACCATGTTTAAATTATTTAATTAACATAAATCATTCATCGAATATTCTGTTTTGTATGATTTTTGGCAAAAAAAAGAAACCCCCTCTGTTTAGAAGGGGCTTTAACTGATTTTAAAGAAAAGAATTAATTACATTTAATCATGCCTGTCTTTTTTGTCAAGCTTTTTTTTACATTTCTTGCATTTTTTCTTTTACCTTTTTTCTTAAGCAATAAGTAATCTTCATCCGTGCTTCAGAAACAGTGTTTTCTTGTGAACGTTCAATCTTGCTAATTGTTATATGGTGCAAGCCTGTTTCTTGTGCAAGTTGTTTTTGCGACCAGTTTAATTGCTTTCTAAATGCTGCAATTTCTTTGCCACTTAATACCGGGAATAGTAAAGAATGGTCAACCTCAGGTAGTTTTGAATAGTAATGCTTTAAGATGATTTCATGGTGTGGCTTGAATGGTGCATACCTCTGTGTCCTCTCATAATGGTAAACATGGTACACTGTCAACTGTGCACGTCTTGCCATCTCTTTTGCATCAACACGTGCAAGCATTCTTCTAATTTGGCTGTCAGTGTAATTCATTCATCTCTCCATGCTGTGTAGCTACTGTCGATTGAAACCGCAGCAAAAAAGATAATAAACAATGTTCCAACCGTTTTAATAAATACAAGCGGCTTGAATACCAGCCATGCAGTAATGACAAGAGCATGAAAGATGACTGTCAGAAACAATGCCAACAATTTTTTAAATTTAC encodes the following:
- a CDS encoding D-Ala-D-Ala carboxypeptidase family metallohydrolase — translated: MQVTKNFKFSELKITGIKSINGKRVENNPKEREIINLCKLTFYLLQPIRDLIKAPLVIQSAFRSPAVNQAVGGAPSSQHILGQAADIHCNTISKLDLFKMIGSQLDYDQLIYEVDANCLHVSYVDSGANRREIMIRGKIDSKLVYTFLTKEELKNLHHV
- a CDS encoding RusA family crossover junction endodeoxyribonuclease, with protein sequence MFEFIIPGKAQPKQRPRISRKTNTVYTPYETLKYEKLVGLSFLQNKGKRIDDGAVSIKIVYCMQPPKSCTKKVRSEILAGNIQPTKAPDLDNIAKSILDGLNKIAFKDDCQVVELTVQKRYLFHETAPFVIVYLQELHNVSELSHNTNRE
- a CDS encoding helix-turn-helix domain-containing protein, whose amino-acid sequence is MNYTDSQIRRMLARVDAKEMARRAQLTVYHVYHYERTQRYAPFKPHHEIILKHYYSKLPEVDHSLLFPVLSGKEIAAFRKQLNWSQKQLAQETGLHHITISKIERSQENTVSEARMKITYCLRKKVKEKMQEM